One genomic window of Flavobacteriales bacterium includes the following:
- a CDS encoding HD domain-containing protein, with the protein MIKYNKRKIFNDPVYGFITVPYPIVFDIIEHPFFQRLRRIKQLGLTHLVYPGALHTRFHHTLGAMHLMGMAIEELRAKGYSINDEEAEGVTLAILLHDIGHGPFSHALEHSIVSGVTHEDLSALFMERLNKEYAGKLDVAISIFNDDYPKRFLHQLVSSQLDMDRLDYLKRDSFFTGVSEGIVGSDRIIKMLHVVDDQLAVESKGIYSIEKFIVARRIMYWQVYLHKTVLSAEYLLINILKRAKELTEKGEELFATPSFKVFLDRKVTRSDFENEPDLLARFAELDDFDVLTSVKVWKHHPDFVLSKLAGFMVDRKLLKIKMYSEAVSNDLLVRLRKALAADWNITETEAAYFVFTESIANSAYDLKDDRINILFKNGEVKDLTEAADTLSLSVLSKPVEKYFLCLPAHLTNQL; encoded by the coding sequence TTGATAAAGTATAACAAGCGAAAGATATTCAACGACCCTGTCTACGGGTTTATAACAGTCCCGTATCCTATAGTGTTCGACATCATCGAACATCCGTTTTTTCAGCGTTTACGCAGAATAAAACAGCTTGGACTCACGCATTTGGTCTATCCTGGTGCGTTGCACACGCGCTTCCATCACACCTTGGGAGCCATGCATCTGATGGGAATGGCCATTGAGGAATTAAGGGCCAAAGGATATTCCATCAACGATGAAGAAGCTGAAGGCGTAACGCTGGCCATTTTGCTCCACGATATTGGTCATGGTCCATTTTCGCATGCTTTGGAGCATAGCATTGTTTCGGGCGTGACGCACGAAGATCTTTCTGCGCTTTTCATGGAACGATTGAATAAGGAATATGCAGGAAAATTGGATGTAGCTATTTCGATATTCAATGATGACTATCCGAAGCGGTTTTTACACCAGTTGGTCAGCAGCCAGTTGGATATGGACAGGCTTGATTACCTGAAACGCGATAGTTTTTTTACTGGAGTTTCTGAAGGAATTGTCGGTTCTGACCGCATCATCAAGATGCTGCATGTGGTGGATGATCAGTTGGCTGTTGAAAGCAAAGGCATTTATTCGATAGAGAAATTCATTGTGGCCAGAAGGATCATGTACTGGCAGGTTTACTTGCACAAAACCGTGCTTTCTGCTGAATACCTGTTGATCAACATTCTTAAACGTGCCAAGGAATTGACCGAAAAAGGCGAGGAGCTTTTTGCAACTCCTTCGTTCAAGGTCTTTTTGGATAGGAAAGTGACCCGATCGGATTTTGAAAATGAACCTGATCTGTTGGCCCGTTTTGCGGAATTGGATGATTTTGACGTCTTGACGTCAGTCAAAGTCTGGAAACATCATCCAGATTTCGTGCTTTCTAAGCTTGCAGGTTTTATGGTTGATAGGAAATTACTGAAGATCAAGATGTATTCAGAGGCAGTTTCCAATGATCTTCTTGTTCGCTTGAGGAAAGCGCTCGCTGCCGATTGGAACATCACCGAAACGGAAGCTGCTTACTTCGTTTTTACGGAATCGATAGCCAATAGCGCTTATGATCTGAAGGATGACAGGATCAATATCCTCTTCAAAAACGGAGAAGTGAAAGACCTGACTGAGGCTGCAGACACACTAAGTTTGAGTGTTCTTTCAAAACCAGTAGAAAAATACTTTCTTTGCCTTCCAGCTCACCTTACCAACCAACTTTAA
- a CDS encoding PglZ domain-containing protein, translated as MEKLRILWADDEIDLLKPHLLFLREKGFEVETATNGDDALDLFDEKDFDIVFLDENMPGLSGLETLVKMKNKNNRVPVVMITKSEEEHIMEEAIGSKISDYLIKPVNPNQILLTIKKNLDKKRLIAEATSHSYQREFREIGMRLGDRLNYQEWKDIYRKLVHWELELERSKEDGMSEILSSQKTEANAQFFKFVERNYLDWMTGKSEDNPTMSHTVFKNKIAPKVGKGKPTFMLLIDNLRWDQWQIIKTAVLDMFKLESEDIFLSILPTATQYSRNAIFAGLTPLEIERRFKDKWLNDEDEGGKNMYEEDFLRDQLQRLNLSQKFSYNKITNHAAGKKLVDTIPNLMQNDLNVIVYNFVDMLSHARTEMEMIRELADDEAAYRSITLSWFKHSPLKDMMERIADYDVNVVITTDHGTVRVQEPSKVIGDKNTNTNLRYKQAKNLNYEARDVFSVRNPHDAQLPKVNVSQSFIFAKEDKFFAYPNNYNYYVNYYRNTFQHGGISLEEMMIPIVHLGSK; from the coding sequence ATGGAGAAATTGAGGATACTTTGGGCTGATGATGAGATTGACTTGCTGAAACCGCATTTACTCTTCCTTAGGGAAAAGGGATTTGAGGTAGAGACTGCTACAAATGGTGATGATGCCCTTGATCTTTTTGATGAGAAGGATTTCGACATTGTGTTCTTAGATGAGAACATGCCAGGGCTTTCTGGATTGGAAACGCTGGTTAAAATGAAGAATAAGAATAATCGTGTGCCTGTGGTGATGATCACCAAAAGCGAAGAGGAGCACATTATGGAAGAGGCCATCGGTTCCAAAATCTCCGATTACCTGATAAAACCCGTCAATCCGAATCAGATATTGTTGACGATCAAGAAGAATCTGGATAAGAAACGATTGATTGCCGAAGCGACCAGCCATAGCTATCAGCGCGAATTCCGAGAGATCGGAATGCGTTTAGGCGACCGTCTCAATTATCAGGAATGGAAAGACATTTACCGCAAACTGGTGCATTGGGAATTGGAGTTGGAACGCAGCAAAGAAGACGGAATGTCAGAAATCCTCAGCTCACAGAAAACAGAGGCCAATGCGCAATTCTTCAAGTTTGTTGAACGTAATTACTTGGATTGGATGACTGGAAAATCGGAAGATAATCCGACCATGTCACACACCGTTTTCAAGAATAAGATTGCCCCAAAAGTTGGAAAGGGAAAACCAACGTTCATGCTATTGATTGACAACCTACGTTGGGATCAGTGGCAGATCATCAAAACAGCAGTTTTGGACATGTTCAAGTTAGAAAGCGAGGATATTTTCCTGAGCATTCTTCCAACTGCAACGCAATATTCGCGTAATGCCATTTTTGCCGGCCTCACTCCGCTTGAAATTGAACGCAGGTTCAAAGACAAATGGCTGAACGATGAAGATGAAGGCGGAAAAAACATGTACGAGGAAGATTTTCTTCGAGATCAACTTCAGCGATTGAATCTGAGCCAAAAATTCAGCTATAACAAGATCACCAATCACGCAGCGGGCAAAAAACTGGTGGATACCATTCCGAATTTGATGCAGAATGACCTGAATGTGATCGTCTACAATTTTGTGGATATGCTTTCGCATGCACGTACAGAAATGGAGATGATCCGCGAATTGGCCGATGATGAAGCTGCTTACCGTTCCATCACGCTAAGTTGGTTCAAACATTCGCCATTGAAAGACATGATGGAACGTATTGCCGACTACGATGTGAATGTGGTGATAACTACCGACCACGGAACGGTACGTGTGCAAGAACCAAGCAAGGTAATTGGCGATAAGAACACGAACACCAACCTGCGTTACAAACAGGCCAAAAACCTGAACTACGAAGCACGCGATGTGTTCTCAGTTCGTAATCCGCACGATGCACAACTTCCGAAGGTCAATGTGAGTCAGTCATTCATTTTTGCCAAAGAGGACAAGTTCTTCGCCTACCCGAACAACTACAACTACTACGTGAATTATTACAGGAACACTTTCCAGCATGGTGGCATTTCGTTGGAAGAAATGATGATTCCGATCGTACATTTGGGCAGTAAGTAG
- a CDS encoding SET domain-containing protein has protein sequence MIHPKTELKFISNEIGYGVVATEFIPAGTITWVLDKLDREFSPLDFQSLEPIYQNILDYYTFRNNNGNFVLCWDNGRYVNHSFNSNCLTTAYDFEIAIRDIHPGEQLTDDYGYLNIPSPFRGIDEGTKRKVVYPDDLVRYYKVWDKKLLKVFGSIPKHDQPLRELVSDAMWAEIVAVSKGEKQMESILKNYFPQSNGVEKK, from the coding sequence ATGATACACCCAAAAACTGAACTGAAGTTTATTAGCAATGAAATTGGCTACGGTGTTGTAGCAACAGAATTTATCCCTGCAGGCACCATCACTTGGGTGCTCGATAAGTTGGATCGTGAATTCAGTCCTCTCGACTTCCAAAGCCTAGAACCAATTTACCAGAACATCCTCGATTATTACACTTTCAGAAACAACAATGGCAACTTCGTGCTTTGCTGGGACAATGGTCGCTACGTCAATCACAGTTTCAACTCAAACTGCCTGACAACTGCCTACGATTTCGAAATTGCCATTCGCGATATTCATCCAGGCGAACAGCTCACCGATGATTACGGTTATCTGAACATCCCTTCACCTTTCAGAGGTATTGACGAAGGCACCAAACGAAAAGTGGTCTATCCAGACGATCTGGTCAGGTACTACAAGGTTTGGGACAAAAAACTGCTGAAGGTTTTTGGTAGTATTCCAAAGCACGACCAACCATTGCGAGAACTCGTATCTGACGCCATGTGGGCAGAAATTGTGGCTGTTTCCAAAGGCGAAAAGCAAATGGAATCCATTCTCAAGAATTACTTCCCTCAATCCAACGGAGTAGAGAAAAAGTAG
- the tsaE gene encoding tRNA (adenosine(37)-N6)-threonylcarbamoyltransferase complex ATPase subunit type 1 TsaE, whose translation MTTTREFSIHSVQELGLVCEHLKTISEQQKIMLFSGEMGAGKTTLIKAFCAYIGISDEVSSPTFSLVNEYDSAVGPVYHFDLYRIRSEEELYDIGYEDYFFSGYLCLIEWPEMASDLIPTEHVMVNIRVKNDQRMITVNHSK comes from the coding sequence ATGACCACCACGAGAGAATTCAGCATCCATTCCGTCCAAGAACTTGGTTTGGTATGCGAACACCTTAAAACCATTTCCGAACAACAGAAGATCATGCTGTTTTCTGGAGAAATGGGGGCTGGAAAAACCACGCTCATCAAGGCGTTTTGCGCTTACATAGGTATTTCGGATGAGGTTAGCAGCCCTACGTTTTCGTTGGTAAACGAATACGATAGCGCTGTTGGACCTGTTTATCATTTTGATCTATACCGTATTCGTTCAGAAGAAGAACTTTATGATATCGGATATGAAGACTATTTCTTTAGTGGGTATCTTTGTTTGATCGAATGGCCAGAGATGGCCTCAGACCTTATTCCTACTGAACACGTAATGGTGAACATCCGTGTAAAAAATGACCAACGCATGATTACTGTAAACCACTCAAAATGA
- a CDS encoding alanine dehydrogenase: MSKKEGSFFTLTASGGLMPQEEMLEVAKSQQDLFIGIPKECTLQENRVALIPEAVARLVHNGHRVIVETGAGKGAHYEDKDFSEAGAKIAYSTKEVYEADIILKVDPPSLEEIDLMKPKQCLISALQLSVHPENYLKRLMKKQVTAIAVDFIRDSDGGYPFVRSMSEIAGNTVVLIAAEYLSNVNAGKGLMMGGVTGVPPTEVVILGAGTVGEYAARAALGLGSSVKVFDNSLQKLSRMQNDIGQRLYTSTIHPDVLANALENADVVIGAIRSKKGRAPILVTEEMVSNMKFGSVIIDVCIDQGGCIETSEVTNHAHPTFTKYGVVHYCVPNIASRVAQTASMALSNIFSPMMLQMSDAGGLNNMMRFDQGLRNGVYTFNGSVTNEYLAKTFDLPFKDLNLIMAAF; this comes from the coding sequence ATGAGCAAGAAAGAAGGCAGTTTTTTCACCCTTACCGCTTCGGGCGGCCTAATGCCGCAAGAAGAAATGTTGGAAGTGGCAAAAAGCCAGCAAGACCTCTTCATCGGTATTCCAAAAGAATGCACACTTCAAGAAAACCGTGTAGCGTTGATACCCGAAGCAGTTGCCCGATTGGTGCACAACGGACATCGGGTAATTGTTGAGACCGGAGCAGGAAAAGGCGCACACTACGAAGACAAGGATTTCAGTGAAGCTGGTGCTAAGATCGCTTACAGCACGAAGGAAGTTTACGAAGCAGACATCATTCTCAAAGTCGATCCACCTTCATTGGAAGAAATTGACCTGATGAAACCGAAGCAATGCCTCATTTCAGCTTTACAACTTTCGGTTCATCCCGAAAATTACCTGAAACGTCTGATGAAGAAACAGGTGACTGCTATTGCGGTTGACTTCATCCGCGACAGCGATGGTGGTTATCCATTTGTGCGGTCGATGAGTGAAATTGCAGGAAACACTGTTGTGTTGATTGCTGCTGAATACCTTTCAAACGTCAATGCCGGAAAAGGATTGATGATGGGAGGCGTAACGGGTGTTCCGCCTACGGAAGTGGTTATTCTTGGTGCAGGAACAGTTGGAGAATATGCTGCGCGAGCTGCTCTCGGATTGGGCTCTTCCGTAAAAGTATTCGACAATTCGCTGCAAAAGTTGAGCAGAATGCAGAACGATATAGGTCAACGATTATACACCAGCACCATTCATCCAGATGTGCTGGCAAATGCTCTTGAAAATGCGGATGTCGTCATTGGAGCTATTCGTTCCAAAAAAGGCCGCGCACCCATTTTGGTGACAGAAGAAATGGTGAGCAACATGAAATTCGGATCGGTGATCATTGATGTGTGCATCGATCAAGGCGGTTGCATTGAAACCTCTGAGGTGACAAATCATGCTCATCCAACCTTTACAAAGTATGGAGTGGTGCACTATTGTGTTCCAAATATTGCATCGCGTGTGGCGCAAACAGCTAGCATGGCGCTGAGCAACATTTTTTCGCCCATGATGTTACAAATGTCTGACGCTGGTGGATTGAACAATATGATGCGATTTGATCAAGGTCTGCGCAATGGTGTTTACACCTTCAATGGTTCGGTTACCAATGAATATTTGGCAAAAACATTTGACCTACCATTCAAAGACCTGAACCTTATAATGGCAGCATTTTAA
- a CDS encoding rhomboid family intramembrane serine protease → MSHEQIRPGGFNILPPVVKNLLIINGLFYLATMAFGRYGFDLVKLLGLFIPQSAYFRPHQLVSYIFMHGSFEHIFFNMFALWMFGNAIENYWGGKRFLIYYMVTGLGAGLIHLAILEVELFTILPQLSADAIQMVKNEGLSVLEMNQNYSDPALAKLNSILNVPTVGASGAVFGLLLAFGMMFPNAMIYLYFFFPIKAKYFVIGYGLMELFSGVSNRPGDNVAHFAHLGGMIFGFILIKIWRKKGSRF, encoded by the coding sequence ATGTCGCATGAACAGATAAGACCAGGAGGATTCAATATTCTACCGCCCGTTGTAAAGAATCTACTCATCATCAACGGCTTGTTTTATTTGGCAACCATGGCCTTTGGGCGCTACGGATTTGACCTCGTAAAACTTCTCGGACTGTTCATCCCTCAATCAGCATACTTTAGGCCGCATCAATTGGTGTCGTACATTTTTATGCACGGCAGCTTCGAGCATATTTTCTTCAATATGTTCGCGCTTTGGATGTTCGGAAATGCCATCGAGAATTATTGGGGCGGCAAGCGATTTCTCATTTACTACATGGTTACTGGCCTCGGAGCTGGCCTTATTCATTTGGCTATTTTGGAGGTGGAGCTTTTCACCATTTTACCGCAACTTTCTGCAGATGCCATTCAGATGGTGAAAAACGAAGGCTTGTCTGTTTTGGAAATGAATCAGAATTATTCTGATCCTGCGTTGGCCAAGCTGAATTCGATACTGAATGTTCCAACCGTAGGCGCTTCGGGCGCGGTTTTCGGTTTACTCTTAGCTTTCGGAATGATGTTCCCTAATGCGATGATCTACCTCTACTTCTTCTTCCCTATCAAAGCCAAATACTTTGTGATCGGTTATGGTTTGATGGAGTTGTTTTCGGGCGTAAGCAACCGACCTGGCGATAATGTGGCGCATTTTGCCCACTTGGGCGGAATGATCTTTGGCTTTATTCTGATAAAGATCTGGCGAAAAAAAGGTTCGCGCTTTTAG
- a CDS encoding rhomboid family intramembrane serine protease has product MALLDDIKFQFRTGNILMQLIYINGGVFLGMMVLRLLFYLTGTVSTFDQFAAHLILPSSLELLLYRPWTILTHMFIHDGFLHILVNMMWLYFGGTIFLNFLDSKKLLSTYLLGGFSGAIFFVLAMNIFPVFNQHVSLSFAEGASAAVLAVMVAAATTVPNYVVHLVLIGPVKLKYVALVSVVLDVLLIPSGNAGGHFGHLGGALFGFLFATQLKQGNNLTVDFLKPLSWGRNGFPKGNKKIKVVHSRAKTDQEYNAEKVSKQEQIDAILDKIKRSGYDSLSKKEKEILFKVGKEL; this is encoded by the coding sequence ATGGCCTTATTGGACGACATAAAATTCCAGTTCAGAACGGGAAACATTCTCATGCAATTGATCTACATCAATGGCGGAGTTTTTCTTGGAATGATGGTACTACGACTCCTGTTTTATTTGACAGGAACAGTTAGTACGTTCGATCAATTCGCTGCGCACCTCATATTGCCTTCATCGCTGGAATTATTACTCTATCGTCCATGGACGATTCTCACACACATGTTCATTCACGATGGTTTTCTACACATCCTCGTGAATATGATGTGGCTATATTTTGGAGGAACGATCTTTCTCAATTTCCTCGACAGTAAGAAATTGCTGAGTACTTATTTGCTTGGTGGATTTTCTGGTGCCATCTTTTTTGTGCTTGCCATGAACATCTTTCCGGTGTTCAACCAGCACGTTTCATTGTCATTTGCCGAAGGCGCATCGGCCGCTGTGCTGGCCGTGATGGTTGCTGCAGCCACAACTGTTCCCAACTACGTGGTGCATCTTGTATTGATTGGCCCTGTGAAATTGAAATACGTGGCACTTGTGTCTGTTGTTTTAGATGTTCTGCTTATTCCAAGTGGAAATGCTGGTGGCCATTTTGGGCATTTGGGCGGAGCACTTTTCGGATTCTTGTTTGCAACTCAACTTAAACAAGGAAACAACTTGACCGTAGATTTCCTGAAGCCTTTATCATGGGGCAGAAATGGATTTCCAAAGGGTAACAAGAAGATAAAAGTGGTCCATAGCCGCGCTAAAACAGACCAAGAATACAATGCTGAAAAGGTCTCTAAACAAGAACAGATAGATGCAATTCTCGATAAAATAAAGCGTTCGGGTTACGATAGCCTTTCCAAAAAAGAGAAAGAGATTCTGTTTAAAGTCGGCAAAGAATTATGA
- a CDS encoding endonuclease/exonuclease/phosphatase family protein — protein sequence MSEVGIRVRGWFDRFAFVLNIILLIALSLSYLAGIVSPEKFWPLALVGMSYPILLAITVGFIIYWILKRRWFLFLNIAFLLIKWDYVQATIQFNPPSKTETEEGFKVMSFNVRLFDRFNWIKDTDTELSIYRFLFSQQPEILCIQEFFHSDKQRFPRMDTLLNMESVKYVHFENHPNTKWKSFTGMATFSKYPIVNKGVVYFDKTHNNMGIFTDVLIGSDTTRIYNIHLQSIGLSDKDYAILNRIMEQQELEDTDGGKQVIRQMREGFQRRSSQAEKVAAHIQSCHYPIIVCGDFNEVPTSYSYQTIRKGLTDSFSKSGRGLGATYVRIPFFRIDNILFSSEFGSSEHIVHHQILSDHFAVSAQLKID from the coding sequence ATGAGCGAAGTAGGAATTAGAGTGCGTGGTTGGTTTGACCGCTTTGCGTTCGTTCTGAATATCATTCTGCTTATCGCCCTTTCGCTTTCGTATTTGGCTGGAATCGTCAGTCCTGAAAAATTTTGGCCTTTGGCCTTAGTTGGCATGTCCTACCCTATTCTATTGGCTATTACCGTTGGCTTCATCATTTATTGGATACTGAAGCGTAGATGGTTCCTGTTCTTAAATATCGCGTTCCTCCTGATAAAATGGGATTACGTTCAAGCCACCATTCAATTCAATCCTCCGTCAAAAACTGAAACGGAAGAAGGTTTCAAAGTGATGAGCTTCAATGTTCGGTTGTTTGACCGATTCAATTGGATCAAAGACACCGATACAGAACTATCAATTTATCGTTTTCTGTTCAGTCAACAGCCAGAAATCCTCTGCATTCAAGAATTCTTTCATAGTGATAAACAACGGTTTCCAAGAATGGATACTCTGCTTAATATGGAGTCGGTCAAATACGTCCATTTTGAGAATCATCCGAATACGAAATGGAAGAGTTTTACTGGAATGGCCACTTTTAGCAAGTATCCTATAGTGAACAAAGGCGTGGTCTATTTTGACAAAACCCATAATAACATGGGGATTTTCACGGACGTGCTCATCGGAAGTGATACTACACGCATTTACAATATTCATTTGCAGAGCATTGGACTAAGTGATAAGGATTACGCCATTCTTAATCGAATAATGGAACAACAGGAGCTGGAGGACACAGACGGAGGAAAACAGGTGATTCGGCAAATGAGGGAAGGTTTCCAGAGACGCAGCTCGCAGGCAGAAAAGGTGGCTGCGCACATTCAATCGTGCCATTATCCAATCATCGTCTGTGGCGATTTCAATGAAGTGCCAACTTCTTATTCATACCAGACGATTCGTAAAGGCCTGACCGATAGTTTTTCCAAATCTGGCCGTGGACTGGGAGCCACCTATGTTCGCATCCCCTTTTTTCGGATTGACAATATCCTATTCAGTTCAGAATTCGGTTCTTCAGAACATATTGTTCATCACCAGATACTCTCAGATCATTTTGCTGTGAGCGCACAGCTCAAAATTGATTGA
- a CDS encoding energy transducer TonB, producing MKRTHLVLLISIILSQPAWAQKGTKKIKSYDKYSGIREVYRVIKSDMTTKFGEYTYSFDSHIQIRGTYINNLKQGEWIMTPNSKFKIVGNYKDNLKNGSWKYYDGDVVVAECQYLDGKRSGKQVSYFPDGKIAGEYNAVDGIKQGDEKIYHSNGQLKEKVTYLNGKENGEWQSYSTDGELIWSIEYFEGQPITLISNKTGDFPLYYEGDLKNGTGSLILYSNDNDNGTKMIVRNFRDSLLHGVVEYNPEIDGAISYNGKFENGFMVGDWTFWNKTKDYNKQKSYSINDSLTYDSEIGYVKQLDRSFYLVESMPQFGPRRSDSDLLRFVGRSVNYPAECKTNGITGVSYVSYIVGVDGGIYDVEIRKGSDPQLDAESVRVIRNLPYYQPGLQSFMPVPVQFTIPIRYQLN from the coding sequence TTGAAACGAACGCATTTAGTCCTACTCATATCCATCATCCTTTCACAACCTGCTTGGGCTCAAAAAGGAACCAAAAAGATTAAGTCTTACGACAAGTATTCCGGCATACGCGAAGTGTACAGGGTAATTAAATCTGATATGACCACCAAATTTGGCGAGTATACATACAGTTTTGATAGCCATATTCAGATTAGAGGCACATACATAAACAACTTAAAGCAAGGTGAATGGATTATGACGCCTAACTCAAAATTTAAGATTGTTGGGAATTATAAAGACAATCTCAAGAATGGTTCATGGAAGTATTATGATGGTGATGTTGTAGTCGCAGAATGTCAATATCTGGATGGTAAACGAAGCGGCAAACAAGTCAGTTACTTCCCTGATGGAAAAATTGCTGGGGAATACAATGCGGTGGATGGGATAAAACAAGGCGATGAAAAAATCTATCACTCCAATGGCCAACTCAAAGAAAAAGTGACCTATTTGAATGGAAAAGAAAATGGTGAATGGCAATCGTACTCAACTGATGGTGAGCTGATTTGGTCGATTGAGTACTTCGAAGGGCAGCCTATTACGCTGATTTCGAATAAAACAGGCGATTTCCCATTGTATTACGAAGGAGACTTGAAAAATGGAACAGGATCACTTATTCTGTATTCTAATGATAATGATAATGGAACAAAAATGATTGTGCGCAATTTCAGAGATAGCCTGCTACACGGAGTAGTTGAGTATAATCCTGAGATTGACGGGGCAATTTCATACAACGGAAAGTTTGAGAATGGTTTTATGGTTGGTGATTGGACTTTTTGGAACAAAACCAAAGATTACAACAAACAAAAGAGCTATTCCATCAATGACAGCCTAACATACGACTCTGAAATAGGGTACGTCAAACAACTTGACCGCAGCTTTTATTTAGTCGAATCCATGCCTCAATTTGGTCCGAGAAGGAGTGATAGTGATTTGCTTCGGTTTGTAGGAAGATCTGTCAATTATCCAGCCGAATGTAAAACGAATGGCATAACGGGGGTTTCTTACGTAAGCTACATTGTTGGCGTTGATGGGGGCATTTATGATGTGGAAATACGTAAAGGTTCGGACCCACAACTTGACGCAGAATCGGTAAGAGTGATCAGAAACTTGCCTTATTATCAACCTGGGTTACAAAGTTTCATGCCAGTTCCCGTTCAATTCACAATTCCCATCCGTTACCAGCTTAACTGA
- a CDS encoding ABC transporter substrate-binding protein: MRPSLFLFVIMFLASCAGPESNSNKTVFRYNESKGITSLDPAQARTMGNIWATTQLYNGLVQLNDRMEVEPSIAKRWEISEDGLTYRFILRNDVKFHDHELFANGTGRSVVASDFEYSFNRILDDRTLSPGRWIFNAVKENGFKALNDSVLEIQLNHSFPPFLGILSMQYCSVVPEEVTEKLGKDFGRQPVGTGPFKFKEWYEGNKLVLHRSEAYFELDAEGNRLPYLDAVGITFIPDPQSIFLEFMKGNLDMLSGLEDGSYKDALITPNGNLQPEMKEKLVMLSEPFLNTEYLGFLLKDSVNGKINVLNDKRVRQAINYGFDREKMMRYIRNNIGSPGIHGFLPTGLPGEEFRVDGYHYNPKKAKELLAEAGFPNGEGLPEIPLYTTSQYLDLCEYMQHQLQEVGIKLSIEVNPGATHGALVANSQVPFFRKSWIADYADAENYLSLFYSKNLTPNGPNYTLFSKEAYDSLYEASLSTTNDSLRYRYYAQMDSIIVEEAPVVVLYYDQVLRFVHTNISGLSSNSMNGLSLKTVMKIP; the protein is encoded by the coding sequence ATGCGCCCTAGTCTGTTCCTGTTTGTCATTATGTTCCTTGCTTCGTGCGCTGGACCAGAATCGAATTCAAACAAGACTGTTTTCCGTTACAACGAGAGCAAAGGCATCACTTCGCTTGATCCGGCACAGGCGCGCACCATGGGAAACATTTGGGCCACTACGCAGCTATACAACGGCTTGGTGCAGCTAAATGATAGGATGGAAGTGGAGCCAAGTATTGCCAAACGGTGGGAAATCAGCGAAGATGGATTGACTTACCGTTTCATCTTGAGGAATGATGTGAAATTCCACGACCACGAACTGTTCGCCAACGGAACGGGTAGGAGTGTGGTGGCTTCCGATTTTGAGTATAGTTTCAATCGGATTTTGGATGATAGAACACTTTCTCCTGGTCGTTGGATATTCAACGCAGTGAAAGAAAACGGTTTCAAGGCGTTGAACGATAGCGTTTTGGAAATTCAACTGAACCACAGCTTTCCTCCGTTTCTTGGAATCCTTTCCATGCAGTATTGTTCGGTGGTGCCCGAAGAAGTGACCGAAAAGCTTGGCAAGGATTTCGGGCGCCAACCTGTGGGAACTGGTCCTTTTAAATTTAAGGAATGGTACGAGGGAAATAAGTTGGTGCTTCATCGGAGTGAGGCTTATTTTGAGCTTGATGCGGAAGGAAATCGACTGCCGTATCTTGATGCTGTGGGCATTACGTTCATTCCCGATCCGCAGTCTATTTTTCTCGAATTCATGAAAGGAAACTTGGATATGCTTTCAGGTTTGGAAGATGGCAGCTACAAGGATGCGCTGATTACTCCCAACGGGAATCTTCAACCCGAAATGAAGGAGAAACTCGTTATGCTATCTGAACCGTTTTTGAATACAGAATACCTGGGATTCTTACTGAAGGATTCTGTGAATGGTAAGATCAACGTACTCAACGATAAACGAGTTCGGCAGGCCATCAATTACGGTTTCGACCGCGAGAAGATGATGCGCTACATCCGGAATAACATCGGTTCACCCGGCATTCACGGCTTTCTTCCAACTGGACTTCCGGGAGAAGAATTCAGGGTTGATGGCTATCACTACAACCCGAAAAAAGCCAAGGAATTGTTGGCGGAAGCTGGTTTTCCTAACGGAGAGGGTTTGCCCGAAATTCCCTTGTACACCACATCACAGTATTTGGATCTGTGCGAATACATGCAACATCAGCTTCAGGAAGTAGGAATAAAACTCAGCATTGAAGTCAATCCCGGAGCCACACATGGTGCTTTGGTGGCCAATTCACAAGTTCCATTCTTCCGTAAATCTTGGATTGCAGATTATGCCGATGCAGAGAATTACCTCTCGCTGTTCTATTCCAAAAACCTCACTCCAAATGGACCGAATTATACGCTTTTCTCCAAAGAAGCTTATGATTCTTTGTATGAAGCTTCTCTTTCAACCACTAACGATTCGCTGCGCTACCGCTACTATGCCCAAATGGACAGCATTATTGTAGAAGAAGCGCCTGTTGTGGTGTTGTATTACGACCAGGTTCTGCGGTTCGTACACACGAATATTTCGGGGCTCAGTTCAAATTCAATGAACGGATTGAGCCTGAAAACGGTCATGAAAATTCCTTGA